One genomic region from Effusibacillus pohliae DSM 22757 encodes:
- a CDS encoding FtsW/RodA/SpoVE family cell cycle protein, whose translation MKYKEIHEDISSELKNHMEEKIEEYIEQGLSEEAAIDKTLNHMGDPLIIGKQLHKTHKPRTEWGLLTAVTVFVLVGIAAMYSLGVSNSLNYYSPFELLVDKLVAVAFGVSLAVFFYFFDYRRLEPVGRYLFLFTVIVMAGVIMFGRPVNGRPVLHLGMARIDFMSASPYLLLISLAGIFSGWNWGGAGATVKALVLFAAPVLLLVPTQSFYAVTLYLIVFLALALTDRPGRSQAIKLLIGTLAIAGAAIFLMFTFFAPNAAERFISFLHPYEDLEGAGYQIVQSLEAMRSAGLWGHGLGSGLQQVPGIDTNMVFTYMVYSLGWIYGGMLIVAASFFVARLVTVATRVHDRFGSLLVTGSAAMFAVQFFWNILMTLGFTPLDDATMPFVSHGGSQLVSQMVVAGLALSVYRRKDIIKTTQIINDN comes from the coding sequence ATTAAATACAAGGAAATTCATGAAGATATTTCAAGTGAACTGAAGAACCATATGGAGGAAAAAATCGAAGAGTACATAGAACAGGGACTCTCCGAAGAAGCAGCGATTGATAAAACTTTAAACCATATGGGAGATCCGTTAATCATCGGAAAACAGCTACATAAAACTCATAAACCGAGAACTGAATGGGGCCTCTTAACTGCTGTAACAGTTTTTGTGCTCGTCGGGATAGCCGCCATGTATTCTTTGGGAGTAAGTAACTCATTAAACTATTATTCTCCATTTGAACTATTGGTAGATAAGTTGGTCGCAGTTGCGTTTGGAGTTTCGCTGGCTGTTTTTTTCTATTTTTTTGATTATCGAAGATTGGAACCGGTTGGTCGGTATCTATTTCTATTTACAGTGATTGTCATGGCAGGCGTCATCATGTTCGGCAGACCTGTCAATGGTCGACCTGTTCTTCACCTGGGAATGGCTAGGATCGATTTCATGAGCGCCAGTCCTTACTTGCTACTTATTTCTTTGGCAGGAATATTCTCAGGCTGGAATTGGGGGGGCGCAGGGGCAACTGTAAAAGCGCTAGTTTTATTTGCTGCGCCCGTACTGCTCCTTGTTCCTACACAATCGTTTTATGCTGTAACCCTGTATTTGATTGTTTTTCTCGCGTTGGCACTGACCGACAGACCCGGCCGCAGTCAGGCCATCAAACTGCTGATTGGTACTCTTGCCATTGCTGGGGCTGCTATCTTCTTGATGTTTACATTCTTCGCTCCAAATGCGGCTGAACGTTTCATATCGTTTTTGCATCCCTATGAGGATCTGGAAGGAGCAGGATATCAAATTGTTCAATCCTTGGAAGCGATGCGCTCTGCCGGTCTTTGGGGACATGGATTGGGCTCCGGTTTGCAACAAGTACCCGGAATTGATACAAACATGGTTTTCACCTATATGGTGTACAGTCTTGGGTGGATATATGGTGGCATGTTGATCGTTGCGGCTTCATTTTTCGTTGCCAGACTGGTCACAGTAGCGACAAGAGTGCATGATCGTTTTGGTTCGTTGCTAGTAACCGGGAGTGCCGCGATGTTTGCCGTTCAGTTTTTCTGGAATATTTTAATGACATTAGGGTTTACACCGCTAGATGACGCAACTATGCCGTTTGTCAGCCATGGCGGCTCCCAATTGGTATCTCAAATGGTTGTGGCCGGTCTCGCATTGAGCGTGTATCGGCGGAAAGACATAATAAAAACAACTCAAATTATCAATGATAATTAA